TGCGGGCTGTGCCCCCAGGCCGGCCGGACCCGGAGCGGGCCGCCGGCTAGCACCACAAGGAGGCCACCATGCCACGGCCCCACCCCGACCCGGACGGCTTCTGGCCATCCTGTGACGACCCTCAGCCCGGGGTGTCGATCCGGCCGCTCAACCAGGCCGACCTGGCCGCCCTCCTCACCCACCTCGACCACGACCACGACCCGGGCGACACCCTCAACTCGAAGGTGCCAGCGCCGGTGCTGGCGATGCGGGTGCGGGCCGGCGTCGGCCGCCCCGGCGCCTCCGCCCACGCCGAATACCGACGCCGCCGGGCGACCGAGCTGGCCGCCTGGACCCACAGCCTGCCCTGGCGGATCGCCGCCGTCCTCGCCATCGGCCTCGCTGCCTGGCTGCTGGCCACCCAGGTCGTTCCCCACCTGGCGGCCCTGGCCGGCGCCAGCGTAGCGGCCGGGTTGGCCTGGCGGCTGCGATTCCGCGTCACTCCCGACACCATGGCCTGGCGTCGCGGGGCG
This window of the Actinomycetota bacterium genome carries:
- a CDS encoding nuclease-related domain-containing protein, giving the protein MPRPHPDPDGFWPSCDDPQPGVSIRPLNQADLAALLTHLDHDHDPGDTLNSKVPAPVLAMRVRAGVGRPGASAHAEYRRRRATELAAWTHSLPWRIAAVLAIGLAAWLLATQVVPHLAALAGASVAAGLAWRLRFRVTPDTMAWRRGAAGERRTARLLGPLERRGWAVLHDLAIPGSAANIDHLVL